From the Pseudoalteromonas tunicata genome, one window contains:
- the ilvY gene encoding HTH-type transcriptional activator IlvY, with product MDQRSLHVFLALADTLHFGRASERCHVSAPTLSRNIKQLEDTLGVSLFLRDNRTVRLTQHGLAFIEYAHTSLQQWQKLKLSFEQSSEQLVGEISLFCSVTASYSFLYKLLEQFRLQYQQVEIKLHTGDPALALDRIIEQHEDMAIAARPDQLAANLAFCSIGYSSLQFIAPIGHGDIATYLADCANNNKEIQWHTLPFIVPELGLNRKRLESWWKKMQIKPPIYAQVAGNEAIVSMVSLGFGVALVPQIVLDNSPLLDKVQILSAPFQPEAFEIGLCVLRNRLQDPLIKAMYQTAQALAL from the coding sequence ATAGATCAACGCTCCTTACACGTCTTTTTAGCATTAGCCGATACCTTACACTTTGGTAGGGCGAGTGAGCGCTGCCATGTTAGTGCACCTACTTTAAGTCGTAATATTAAACAACTCGAAGATACCTTAGGTGTGAGTTTGTTTTTACGCGATAATCGCACTGTCCGCTTGACTCAGCATGGCCTCGCTTTTATTGAGTATGCCCATACTTCATTACAGCAATGGCAAAAATTAAAACTTTCTTTTGAGCAGTCATCAGAGCAATTGGTGGGTGAAATTAGCTTGTTTTGTTCGGTGACAGCATCTTATAGTTTTTTGTATAAGTTGCTTGAGCAGTTTCGGTTGCAATATCAGCAGGTTGAAATAAAGCTACATACGGGTGACCCTGCGCTTGCATTAGATCGCATCATTGAACAGCATGAAGATATGGCGATTGCAGCGCGGCCTGATCAATTGGCAGCCAATTTAGCATTTTGTTCGATTGGCTATTCAAGTTTGCAGTTTATTGCACCGATTGGTCATGGTGACATTGCGACATATTTAGCCGATTGTGCGAACAATAATAAAGAAATCCAATGGCATACCTTGCCTTTTATTGTGCCTGAGCTGGGTTTAAACCGAAAACGCTTGGAAAGCTGGTGGAAGAAAATGCAAATCAAGCCACCTATTTATGCGCAAGTGGCGGGTAATGAGGCCATTGTTTCTATGGTGAGCTTGGGTTTTGGCGTTGCTTTGGTGCCACAAATTGTGCTTGATAACAGCCCGTTGCTCGACAAAGTACAAATCCTTTCGGCACCTTTTCAACCAGAGGCATTTGAAATTGGCTTATGTGTATTGCGCAATCGTTTACAAGACCCGCTCATTAAAGCCATGTATCAAACTGCGCAAGCATTAGCGCTTTAG
- a CDS encoding Dyp-type peroxidase, whose product MTHPQAGIFEASSSQFRVLEYKLTADQVVDSLIKKLAIIKKTVTDVELVIGFGPALWQQIDPIKPALQFSQFNTITSPKGHQATASQTDLFIWLHSQNHDAIIEALLFVQQQLEGTATLALACDGFKYRDNRDLTGFVDGSANPQQLAGQHQAALLANDHSHHNGSFIMGQQWVHKLAKFHQLSTHQQEQTFGRTKADSIELEGDAMPADSHVSRTDLKVNDIAQKMYRRSMPYANANQQGLYFLAFCCDLTRYQTLLNSMYGLSDDGLCDRLIDFSDAITGSFWFAPSEELLQTVLSTD is encoded by the coding sequence ATGACACATCCTCAAGCTGGTATTTTTGAAGCTAGCAGTAGCCAATTTCGCGTATTAGAATATAAGTTGACCGCTGATCAAGTGGTTGATAGCCTTATCAAAAAATTAGCCATTATCAAGAAGACAGTCACAGATGTTGAGCTTGTTATAGGCTTTGGCCCCGCTCTTTGGCAACAGATTGACCCGATTAAACCCGCATTACAATTTAGCCAATTTAATACAATAACCAGCCCAAAAGGTCATCAGGCAACAGCAAGTCAAACAGACCTTTTTATATGGCTTCATAGCCAGAATCACGATGCTATCATCGAAGCGCTCCTATTTGTCCAACAGCAACTTGAAGGCACTGCAACACTGGCATTAGCCTGTGATGGTTTTAAGTACCGTGATAACCGAGATTTAACTGGTTTTGTTGATGGCTCAGCCAACCCACAACAATTGGCTGGACAACATCAAGCTGCTTTACTTGCAAACGATCACAGTCATCACAATGGCAGCTTTATTATGGGCCAACAATGGGTGCACAAACTCGCTAAATTTCATCAGTTATCGACCCACCAACAAGAGCAAACGTTTGGCCGTACCAAAGCCGACTCAATTGAACTTGAAGGAGATGCCATGCCTGCTGATTCTCATGTTAGCCGCACCGATTTAAAAGTGAACGATATTGCACAAAAAATGTATCGCCGCAGCATGCCTTATGCAAATGCGAACCAACAAGGGCTCTACTTTTTAGCATTTTGTTGTGATTTAACGCGCTATCAAACGCTCTTAAACAGCATGTATGGTCTTTCAGATGATGGTCTTTGCGACCGCCTAATTGATTTCTCCGATGCAATAACAGGTTCTTTTTGGTTCGCCCCAAGCGAAGAGCTGCTGCAAACAGTCTTATCGACTGATTGA
- a CDS encoding GIY-YIG nuclease family protein: MTESNNKSSLIVELDPTCGMAIWFIYLIETPIGHWYTGITTDVERRFKQHQSGKGAKNLRGKTPLKLVFSTPVGTRSEASKLEAKIKSLSKINKRQWVAQFAAVNTQLVTESVTAVPFVDLMPR; encoded by the coding sequence TTGACAGAATCGAATAATAAAAGTTCCCTGATTGTTGAGCTTGATCCTACTTGTGGCATGGCAATTTGGTTTATTTACTTAATTGAAACGCCAATTGGCCATTGGTACACCGGCATAACGACGGATGTTGAACGCCGTTTTAAACAGCATCAATCGGGAAAGGGCGCTAAAAACTTACGTGGAAAAACACCGTTAAAACTGGTTTTCTCTACTCCTGTTGGAACTCGAAGTGAGGCCAGTAAACTCGAAGCAAAAATAAAATCCCTCTCAAAAATAAACAAAAGGCAATGGGTTGCGCAGTTTGCAGCTGTCAATACGCAATTAGTTACTGAGTCAGTAACTGCGGTACCTTTTGTTGATCTAATGCCAAGGTAA
- the smpB gene encoding SsrA-binding protein SmpB, with protein sequence MANKKSKPGSNTIALNKKARHEYSLGDKFEAGLELQGWEVKSIRAGKVNISDTYIHLKNGEAFLLGSQIQPLNSASTHVICDPYRYRKLLLKKREIDRLVGSTERDGFTLVATAMYWKQCWVKLEFHLAKGKKLHDKREDGKEKDWAREKERTMKHSAR encoded by the coding sequence ATGGCAAATAAAAAATCAAAACCAGGTAGCAATACCATAGCGCTGAATAAAAAAGCGCGACACGAGTACTCCTTAGGTGACAAATTCGAAGCTGGCCTTGAACTTCAAGGTTGGGAAGTGAAAAGCATCCGAGCTGGGAAAGTGAATATTTCTGATACCTACATTCACTTAAAAAATGGTGAAGCCTTTTTATTGGGTAGTCAAATACAACCTCTTAACAGCGCTTCAACTCATGTTATTTGTGATCCTTATCGCTATCGTAAGTTGTTACTTAAAAAACGTGAAATTGACCGATTAGTTGGTTCAACAGAACGGGACGGTTTTACGCTGGTTGCAACTGCAATGTATTGGAAACAATGCTGGGTAAAACTAGAGTTCCACCTTGCTAAAGGTAAGAAACTTCACGATAAACGTGAAGACGGTAAAGAAAAAGATTGGGCGCGAGAGAAAGAGCGCACTATGAAACATTCAGCGAGATAA
- a CDS encoding tetratricopeptide repeat protein, translated as MKYHLIISLLTVLLLSGCQTTSTPSIPQHPFELVNQPSFKVLTVESQAEIFRLDNTIITKLNKSISHSNDAKLITKELLQFIFNSAENQINYRSGSTLTANQTFSQQNANCLSLSILSYALASELQLRSAFQRVHIPEYWSLEQGVNMLTGHVNLKIDFESFDRLNGVNRYYNYADSVTIDFDPNTRQQPFKTEFISKEVITAMFYNNKGAMAMINQQYDLAFSYFKAAIELIPSYSGSWGNLGILLKINQLTHDAELAYLHAIKLDDNNNTAKGNLAILYNQTGREMLARSIEQQLLEKRKENPFYHLAIGNEAFLHREYRQAINHYRNALNLDKNNHESYFGLAKSYFELGDKKLATRYLKKAHKNAQFSADLERYQNKLSHLNALVQY; from the coding sequence ATGAAATATCATTTAATCATTAGCTTGCTAACTGTATTACTGTTATCAGGTTGCCAAACAACCTCAACGCCAAGCATACCACAACACCCCTTTGAGTTAGTTAATCAGCCCTCTTTTAAGGTCCTTACAGTCGAAAGCCAAGCTGAAATTTTTAGGCTCGATAACACCATTATCACCAAGTTAAACAAAAGCATCTCTCATTCAAACGACGCTAAATTAATAACCAAAGAATTGCTTCAGTTCATATTTAATTCTGCCGAAAACCAAATCAATTACCGCTCAGGCTCAACCCTCACGGCAAATCAAACCTTCTCACAACAAAATGCCAATTGCTTATCACTGTCGATTTTATCGTATGCGCTTGCATCTGAACTGCAATTACGCTCCGCATTTCAGCGTGTACATATTCCTGAATATTGGTCTTTAGAACAAGGCGTTAATATGTTGACCGGACATGTTAATCTTAAAATTGACTTTGAATCATTTGATCGACTCAATGGCGTTAACCGTTATTATAATTATGCCGATTCCGTTACTATTGACTTTGATCCTAATACCAGACAGCAGCCATTTAAAACTGAGTTCATTTCAAAAGAGGTGATCACAGCTATGTTTTATAATAACAAAGGTGCAATGGCGATGATCAATCAACAGTACGATTTAGCGTTTAGCTATTTTAAAGCCGCCATAGAGCTAATACCGAGTTATTCAGGTAGTTGGGGGAATTTAGGTATTTTATTAAAGATAAATCAGTTAACTCATGATGCAGAGCTAGCTTACTTACATGCAATTAAACTCGATGATAATAACAATACCGCTAAAGGAAATTTAGCAATCTTGTACAACCAAACAGGCCGAGAAATGCTTGCCCGCTCGATAGAGCAACAACTGCTTGAGAAACGTAAAGAAAACCCTTTTTATCACCTAGCCATTGGTAACGAAGCCTTTTTACATCGTGAATATCGTCAAGCAATTAATCATTATCGTAATGCGCTCAACTTAGATAAAAACAATCATGAGTCATATTTTGGCCTAGCTAAAAGCTATTTTGAATTAGGCGATAAAAAATTGGCAACGCGTTATTTAAAAAAGGCCCATAAAAATGCACAATTTAGTGCTGATTTAGAGCGTTATCAAAATAAACTGTCTCATTTAAATGCATTGGTGCAATATTGA
- a CDS encoding outer membrane protein assembly factor BamE: MQWLKYLFVSLLLISASGCSNWVYRMNIPQGNFLEQKDIDKLRVEMTREQVIYVLGKPVAEDAFNNATWHYIYLLNHGRDSELRKALQLHFVDNKLVSISGDYEQPKDFNIPLEG; encoded by the coding sequence ATGCAGTGGTTAAAATATTTATTCGTTTCGTTGTTACTCATATCAGCATCAGGTTGCTCTAATTGGGTTTATCGTATGAACATCCCCCAAGGTAACTTTTTAGAACAAAAAGATATTGATAAATTGAGAGTTGAAATGACTCGTGAACAAGTTATTTATGTCCTTGGTAAACCTGTTGCCGAAGATGCATTTAATAATGCAACTTGGCATTATATTTATTTGCTCAATCACGGTCGCGACAGCGAGCTTAGAAAAGCACTTCAGCTACACTTTGTTGATAACAAGTTAGTTAGCATTAGCGGTGACTACGAGCAACCGAAAGATTTTAATATTCCGCTTGAAGGTTAA
- a CDS encoding MipA/OmpV family protein — protein MLKRLLMILALFAVAAHAKDNQIDVNTWHLAVGVGLGKASNPLHGGDDIPLVVLPDIAYYGERFYFDNGQVGYSLSQDSHYSLSMISELNPEKRFFVFWHPSNFFLPMALNSETKIAESVTVNQVKKRRWALDAGLEYQYFSDNFTLKLNWLFDISGVYNDDRAAIEFEGQSQFGSIIISPAIGLHYQSQGLNQYYYGVEQQSLFYDGYRSGSSLSPYFKLQLTWPLTQSSALFIKTSYDDYSSLRRSPLFKENAAMSFFVGMKYIF, from the coding sequence ATGTTAAAACGTTTGCTAATGATTTTGGCATTGTTTGCTGTGGCGGCGCACGCAAAGGACAACCAAATAGACGTGAATACTTGGCATCTTGCTGTTGGGGTTGGGCTTGGTAAAGCGAGTAATCCTCTGCATGGTGGCGATGATATTCCCTTGGTGGTATTACCTGATATCGCTTATTACGGTGAGCGTTTTTATTTTGATAATGGTCAAGTGGGTTATAGCCTATCGCAAGATTCTCATTATTCATTGAGTATGATCAGCGAATTAAATCCTGAAAAACGCTTTTTTGTATTTTGGCACCCAAGTAACTTTTTTTTACCGATGGCACTGAACTCTGAAACTAAAATTGCTGAATCGGTAACGGTTAATCAGGTAAAAAAGCGCCGCTGGGCGCTTGATGCAGGGCTCGAGTATCAATATTTCAGCGACAATTTCACCCTAAAGTTAAATTGGCTATTTGATATTTCAGGCGTGTATAACGATGACCGTGCAGCCATTGAGTTTGAAGGTCAATCACAGTTTGGTTCTATCATTATTAGCCCCGCGATTGGATTACATTATCAAAGCCAAGGTTTAAATCAGTATTATTATGGCGTGGAGCAACAAAGCCTATTTTATGATGGTTATCGAAGCGGTTCGAGCCTTTCACCCTATTTTAAACTTCAGTTAACGTGGCCTTTGACGCAAAGTAGCGCGTTATTTATTAAAACCAGTTACGATGATTATTCATCACTTCGGCGCAGCCCACTGTTTAAAGAGAATGCGGCGATGAGCTTTTTTGTAGGAATGAAGTATATCTTTTAA
- a CDS encoding DUF3019 domain-containing protein, with amino-acid sequence MLFLLLPDLGHAKTTPATLLTVTPKVCVVEREQPNCEINLELHWVSPSSESLCLFENNNKIECWQQSEITFRYKAHIQVDTLYWLAHSDEGKKLAQTYVQVQTSDLKPTRRRLRSPWSFF; translated from the coding sequence GTGTTGTTTTTGCTCTTGCCTGATTTGGGCCATGCTAAAACTACACCAGCAACATTATTAACAGTGACTCCTAAAGTGTGTGTGGTTGAGCGTGAGCAACCAAATTGTGAAATCAATTTGGAATTGCACTGGGTTTCACCAAGCAGTGAGTCACTGTGCCTGTTTGAAAATAACAATAAAATAGAATGTTGGCAGCAAAGTGAGATTACGTTTCGTTATAAAGCGCATATTCAGGTTGATACGTTATATTGGCTCGCTCATAGCGATGAGGGGAAAAAACTCGCACAGACTTATGTGCAAGTTCAGACCAGTGATTTAAAGCCAACACGGCGACGATTACGGTCACCTTGGAGCTTTTTTTAA
- the ilvC gene encoding ketol-acid reductoisomerase — MTTNYFNTLSLREQLAQLAQCEFMSPSEFTDGVNVLLGKKLVIVGCGAQGLNQGLNLRDSGLDVSYALRESAIAEKRQSFLNASDNGFVVGTYEQLIPTADLVLNLTPDKQHTSVVTAIMPLMKQGSTLAYSHGFNIVEEGMQIRKDITVIMVAPKCPGTEVREEYKRGFGVPTLIAVHPENDPQGKGLAQAKAYAAGTGGHRAGVLLSSFIAEVKSDLMGEQTILCGMLQTGSILCFNKMVEKGIDAAYASKFIQYGWEVITEALKYGGVTNMLDRLTNPAKVKAFELSEELKQIMRPLYNKHMDDIISGEFSSGMMADWAEDDAKLLGWRAETAQTAFEKQTNTDATISEQDFFDKGILMIAMVKAGVELAYETMTAAGIKAESAYYESLHETPLIANTIARKKLFEMNRTISDTAEYGCYLYNHACLPLLANFMQSIETDVIGQGLASTSNAVDNATLIKVNKALREHPVEIIGATLRSYMSDMKPII, encoded by the coding sequence ATGACGACTAATTATTTTAATACACTAAGTTTACGTGAGCAATTAGCGCAATTAGCGCAATGCGAATTTATGAGCCCATCTGAATTTACTGATGGCGTTAACGTACTACTTGGTAAAAAGCTCGTTATTGTTGGTTGTGGTGCACAAGGTTTAAATCAAGGCTTAAACTTACGTGATTCAGGATTAGATGTGAGTTATGCATTGCGTGAATCTGCAATTGCAGAAAAACGTCAATCATTTTTAAACGCATCTGATAATGGCTTTGTTGTTGGAACTTATGAGCAACTGATCCCAACGGCCGATTTAGTGTTAAACCTAACACCCGATAAACAACATACCTCAGTTGTAACCGCCATTATGCCACTGATGAAACAAGGTTCTACCCTTGCCTACTCACATGGCTTCAACATTGTTGAAGAAGGCATGCAAATTCGTAAAGACATTACCGTCATTATGGTGGCACCAAAATGCCCAGGTACTGAAGTACGCGAAGAATATAAACGCGGTTTTGGTGTGCCAACACTGATTGCAGTTCATCCAGAAAATGACCCACAAGGCAAAGGACTTGCACAAGCAAAAGCTTATGCCGCAGGTACTGGGGGGCATCGTGCAGGGGTTTTATTGTCATCGTTCATTGCTGAAGTTAAATCTGACCTAATGGGTGAACAAACTATTTTATGCGGCATGTTACAAACTGGCTCAATTTTATGTTTTAACAAAATGGTTGAAAAAGGTATTGATGCAGCTTATGCCTCTAAATTTATCCAATACGGTTGGGAAGTGATCACCGAAGCACTTAAATACGGCGGTGTAACCAATATGCTTGACCGGTTAACTAACCCTGCGAAAGTAAAAGCGTTTGAGCTAAGCGAAGAGCTAAAACAAATTATGCGCCCGCTTTATAACAAGCATATGGATGACATCATCAGCGGTGAGTTTTCATCGGGTATGATGGCTGATTGGGCAGAAGATGATGCTAAATTATTAGGCTGGCGCGCTGAAACAGCTCAAACAGCATTTGAGAAACAAACCAATACAGATGCAACAATCAGCGAACAAGACTTCTTTGATAAAGGCATTTTAATGATTGCGATGGTAAAAGCGGGTGTTGAACTTGCTTATGAAACCATGACAGCAGCAGGGATTAAAGCAGAATCTGCGTATTATGAATCGCTGCATGAAACGCCACTTATTGCTAATACCATTGCACGTAAAAAATTGTTTGAAATGAATCGTACTATTTCTGATACCGCTGAATACGGTTGTTATTTATATAACCATGCTTGTTTACCGTTATTAGCTAACTTTATGCAATCGATTGAAACAGATGTGATTGGTCAAGGTTTAGCGTCAACTTCAAACGCGGTTGATAACGCGACACTGATTAAAGTAAATAAAGCATTACGTGAACATCCAGTTGAAATCATTGGTGCGACACTGCGAAGCTACATGTCAGACATGAAACCCATCATCTAA
- a CDS encoding ubiquinone-binding protein, protein MPQISRHALVMYSAKEMYDLVNDVAAYPEFLPHCSNSKIVSNSQSEMTAALEISKAGLKKWFTTKNTLIEGQAVQMQLLDGPFKQLIGGWQFKELDDHACKVSLELEFEFTNRLVELAFGKIFNEVANSMITAFTQRAKQVYGPRT, encoded by the coding sequence ATGCCTCAAATTAGTAGACATGCGCTGGTGATGTACAGTGCAAAAGAAATGTATGATTTAGTAAATGATGTTGCGGCATATCCTGAATTTTTGCCACATTGTTCAAATTCGAAAATAGTGTCTAATTCGCAAAGTGAAATGACAGCAGCGCTTGAAATATCAAAAGCGGGGCTAAAAAAGTGGTTTACGACAAAAAACACCTTAATTGAAGGCCAAGCAGTGCAAATGCAACTACTAGATGGCCCATTTAAACAGTTAATTGGCGGGTGGCAATTTAAAGAACTTGATGATCACGCTTGTAAAGTCTCACTTGAACTTGAATTTGAATTTACCAATCGGCTGGTTGAACTTGCATTTGGTAAAATATTCAATGAAGTGGCAAACAGTATGATCACCGCTTTCACCCAGCGTGCAAAGCAAGTATATGGGCCAAGAACATGA
- a CDS encoding M28 family peptidase, whose product MKLLLLLLVFVGTPCIAEELLKDLAYLASDELAGRKTGSEGNLKAAHYIKTRFENLGLAPFDTRFEQAFSYSSGFGSQKNGKNIVGLIKAKHANAPYLVITAHYDHLGNQGRRIFNGADDNASGVAALFALAKTAKQYPLNYNWLFVATDAEENGLYGAKALVSLLQNSNIPIILNINLDMLSVKGRNKRVFAFTDKRLAPAKSIIEQFNNNKSPSKIQYITSNYQANRRQNEKIDWRRASDHDAFRRANVPYVYFGVGIHPNYHTENDTFANIDPAFYQSVVEQISFITLALDQQKVPQLLTQ is encoded by the coding sequence TTGAAACTCCTTTTATTGTTATTGGTATTCGTAGGGACTCCTTGCATCGCAGAAGAATTGCTAAAAGACTTAGCCTATTTAGCCAGTGATGAACTGGCTGGGCGAAAAACGGGTTCTGAAGGTAATTTAAAAGCAGCACACTATATTAAAACACGCTTTGAGAATTTGGGCTTAGCGCCATTTGATACAAGGTTTGAGCAAGCATTTAGCTACAGTAGTGGCTTTGGTAGCCAAAAGAATGGCAAAAATATTGTCGGGTTAATCAAAGCGAAGCATGCTAATGCTCCCTACCTTGTCATTACGGCCCATTACGACCATTTAGGTAATCAGGGGCGGCGTATTTTTAATGGTGCTGACGACAATGCATCTGGCGTTGCCGCATTATTTGCTTTAGCAAAAACAGCCAAACAATACCCGCTTAATTACAACTGGCTGTTTGTCGCCACCGATGCTGAAGAAAATGGGTTATATGGCGCTAAAGCGCTCGTTTCATTATTGCAAAATAGCAATATTCCCATAATCCTAAATATTAATTTAGATATGCTGAGCGTGAAAGGCAGAAATAAGCGTGTTTTTGCATTCACCGATAAACGTTTAGCGCCCGCTAAATCGATCATTGAGCAATTTAATAACAATAAAAGCCCAAGCAAAATTCAGTACATCACCAGCAATTACCAAGCAAATCGTCGCCAAAACGAAAAAATAGATTGGCGTCGCGCCAGTGATCATGATGCTTTTCGTCGTGCAAACGTGCCTTATGTTTATTTTGGGGTCGGAATACACCCCAATTATCATACTGAAAATGATACCTTTGCCAATATAGACCCGGCATTTTACCAATCAGTGGTAGAGCAAATTAGTTTCATTACCTTGGCATTAGATCAACAAAAGGTACCGCAGTTACTGACTCAGTAA
- a CDS encoding RnfH family protein, protein MINIEIVFALPDSATSLKLQVAEHTTVEEVISGSGILEKCPEIDADNLSVGIWNRTCKLHQQLQDGDRIEIYRPLIADPKDARRRRAEKAKEEGRANKITGGKPLK, encoded by the coding sequence ATGATTAATATTGAAATTGTATTTGCTTTGCCGGACTCTGCAACCAGTTTAAAATTACAAGTCGCAGAGCATACAACCGTTGAAGAGGTTATTTCAGGGTCAGGTATTTTAGAAAAATGCCCAGAAATAGATGCAGACAATCTTTCGGTTGGCATTTGGAACCGCACATGTAAATTACATCAACAATTACAAGACGGCGACCGAATTGAGATTTATCGCCCACTGATTGCAGATCCGAAAGATGCAAGGCGCCGACGGGCAGAAAAAGCCAAAGAAGAAGGGCGGGCTAATAAAATAACTGGTGGAAAACCACTTAAATAA
- a CDS encoding methyl-accepting chemotaxis protein, giving the protein MPFNFSIKQKVATVASVVAIVVALLIGASAIFSAKDIIEQRMVNSELPSKVQEINNYLSKEINSLLMASEQLASNEFIINWAKNSSDKNDTLLVNELNRVVTQYDLATASWANRNTAEYWNQNGFLRVLTPEQDGWFFGFTQASEESLISIYQESRGDVKMFINYQQLNGIGLAGLAKSVDDMQSILEKFTIEKTGFVFLVNKDGLVQLHKDDQLVAKKSLDQLYQSGTSRSLLTTQDFSLTEVVLAGKTYLLAASPIKNTDLYVIAQVPKAEVFAALDSLTWKIISISIVVAVLASIFGLILATTISAPLKKITVLFTELGAGDARLNYRLPPINQPELNTLSAGFNLFLNKIENAMKQVSNESHDIRRASGEVLTQSEINAQQIGQQKDQTMSVAAAINEMGATVQEIAASAASTAKLTEQSNQQVGATAKRVDRSQSDLKALASNIELASDKIHALAEKTAQIGSVVDVIRSISEQTNLLALNAAIESARAGEHGRGFAVVADEVRELAKRTSHSTDEIQKTIVELNNTSKEVVSDIARSKETASISVQSMADSVAELNAIVSTVNKINEMATIIATATEEQNKVVAEVGENVERISTLNEDALTNQLGVTGAIASLSDSAQSLDILVDSFKLEKK; this is encoded by the coding sequence TTGCCGTTTAACTTCTCAATCAAACAAAAAGTCGCCACTGTGGCATCGGTTGTCGCTATTGTGGTTGCGCTGCTAATTGGCGCAAGCGCCATTTTCTCTGCTAAAGATATTATTGAACAACGTATGGTTAACTCTGAATTACCCAGTAAAGTTCAAGAAATTAACAATTATTTAAGTAAAGAAATTAACTCCTTACTCATGGCCAGCGAACAGTTAGCGAGCAACGAGTTTATAATCAATTGGGCCAAAAACAGCTCAGATAAAAACGATACCTTGCTGGTAAACGAATTAAACCGTGTTGTTACGCAATACGACTTAGCAACCGCTTCTTGGGCTAATCGCAATACGGCTGAATATTGGAATCAAAACGGTTTTTTACGCGTGCTTACCCCTGAGCAAGACGGTTGGTTTTTTGGCTTTACCCAAGCATCTGAAGAATCACTTATCAGCATTTACCAAGAAAGCCGTGGCGATGTGAAAATGTTTATTAATTATCAGCAACTCAATGGCATTGGCTTAGCCGGATTAGCTAAAAGTGTTGATGACATGCAATCGATTTTAGAAAAATTCACCATTGAAAAAACGGGCTTTGTATTTTTAGTCAATAAAGATGGGTTGGTGCAACTTCACAAAGATGATCAACTCGTCGCCAAAAAAAGCCTCGACCAGCTTTATCAGTCGGGTACTAGCCGCTCACTGCTAACGACCCAAGACTTTAGCCTAACGGAAGTCGTGTTAGCGGGTAAAACCTATCTGCTTGCAGCAAGCCCAATTAAAAATACTGATTTATACGTCATTGCCCAAGTACCAAAAGCAGAAGTATTTGCAGCCCTCGATAGCCTTACTTGGAAAATAATTTCAATTTCAATTGTTGTTGCTGTTTTAGCTAGTATTTTTGGTTTGATTTTAGCTACAACCATTAGCGCTCCTTTGAAAAAAATTACAGTACTTTTCACCGAATTAGGTGCAGGTGATGCAAGGCTCAATTATCGTTTACCACCCATCAATCAACCAGAGCTAAATACGCTAAGCGCAGGATTTAATTTGTTTTTAAACAAAATTGAAAACGCAATGAAACAGGTTTCTAACGAAAGCCATGATATTCGACGTGCCTCTGGTGAAGTACTGACACAATCTGAAATTAATGCCCAACAAATTGGACAACAAAAAGATCAAACCATGTCAGTGGCAGCTGCAATCAACGAAATGGGCGCCACAGTACAAGAAATTGCAGCCAGTGCAGCAAGCACCGCAAAATTAACCGAGCAAAGTAATCAGCAAGTCGGTGCAACCGCCAAACGAGTTGACCGCAGCCAAAGCGACTTGAAAGCTCTCGCATCTAACATTGAATTAGCCAGTGATAAAATACATGCCCTCGCTGAAAAAACTGCACAAATTGGCTCTGTGGTTGACGTTATTCGCAGTATTTCGGAGCAAACTAACTTACTTGCTCTTAACGCTGCCATTGAATCAGCTCGTGCTGGCGAGCATGGCAGAGGGTTTGCTGTCGTAGCAGATGAAGTACGTGAGCTTGCTAAACGCACCTCCCATTCAACTGACGAAATTCAAAAAACCATTGTTGAGCTTAATAACACGTCAAAAGAAGTGGTGAGTGATATTGCTCGCTCAAAAGAAACCGCCAGTATTAGTGTGCAATCAATGGCCGATTCAGTAGCAGAGCTCAATGCGATTGTTAGCACAGTGAACAAAATCAACGAAATGGCCACCATAATTGCAACTGCCACCGAAGAGCAAAATAAAGTAGTAGCCGAAGTCGGTGAAAATGTTGAGCGGATCAGCACACTTAACGAAGACGCTTTGACCAATCAACTGGGAGTTACAGGCGCGATTGCTTCATTAAGTGATTCAGCTCAATCGCTCGATATTCTGGTTGATTCGTTTAAACTTGAGAAAAAATAA